The DNA region CAGGGCAGCAACCACATCCGCTACGTGGGCGAGCACCTGACGCTGCGCCTGAACACCGATGTGCCCGTGGCCTACGTGCTGTCCGGCCAGCCGTTCGTGGTGAGCCACGAGCACAACTTCATGCTGGGCGCCGACGAGTCCCTGTCCACCGGCATCGCCGACACGGCACGGCATTTCGAGCAGGAGACGGTGGCCTACTGGCGCCAGTGGACACAGCGCCTGGCCCTGCCGCTGGAGTGGCAGGAAGCGGTGATCCGCGCAGCCATCACGCTCAAGCTTTCGCTGTTCGAGGACACCGGCGCCATCGTGGCCGCCATGACCACCAGCATCCCCGAATCCGCCGACAGCGGCCGCAATTGGGATTACCGCTTCTGCTGGCTGCGCGATGCCTTCTTCGTGGTACGCGCGCTGAACAGCCTGTCCGAAACGGCCACCATGGAGGACTACCTGCGCTGGCTGTCCAACGTGGTGGTGGAGGCCGGCAGCGGCCACATCCAGCCCTTGTACGGCATCGGCCTGGAGCGCGACCTGCCCGAGGCGCTGGTGCCGCAGCTGGCCGGCTACCGCGGCATGGGCCCGGTGCGCGTGGGCAACCAGGCGGCCGAGCATTTCCAGCACGACGTGTACGGCAACATCGTCCTGGGCGCCGCCCAGGCCTTCCACGACAAGCGCCTGCTGCACCCGGCGGGCGCCGCCGAGTTCGCCCGCATGGAGCTGATCGGCGAGCTGGCCGTGAAGGTTTACGGCCAGCCCGACGCCGGCATGTGGGAGCTGCGCACCCGCGCGCGCATCCACACCTCGTCCGCCCTGATGAGCTGGGCCGCCTGCGACCGGCTGGCCAAGATCGCCCAGGCCCTGCACCTGACGGACCGCGAGCCGTACTGGCGCACCCATGCCGACCGCATGCGCACCGAGATCCTGGAACGCTCGTGGTGCGAGCGCCGCCAGGCCTTTGCAGAGAGCTTCGGCGGCCACGAGCTGGACGCCAGCGTGCTGCTGATGGCCGAGGTCGGCCTGATCGACCCGCGCGACCCGCGCTTCGTGAGCACGGTGGACGCCATGGAGGCCACGCTCTGCGACGGCCCCTACATGCGCCGCTACGAGGCGGCCGACGACTTCGGCAAGCCCGACACGGCCTTCAACATCTGCGCGTTCTGGCGCATCGACGCCCTGGCCCGCATCGGCCGCAAGCAGCAGGCGCGCGAGATCTTCGAGGCCATGCTGGCCGCACGCAACCCACTGGGCCTGCTGTCGGAAGACACGCACGCCGAAACCGGCGAGATGTGGGGCAACTTTCCGCAAACCTATTCGATGGTGGGCATCATCAACGCCGCCATGCGGCTGTCGGCGCCGTGGGACACGGTGATCTGAGCCCCGCCCTCGCCTTCCAAGGACTTCCGCCATGAGCCGACTCGTCGCCATCTCCAACCGCATCGCAGACCCCCGCAAACCCGCCGCCGGCGGCCTGGCCGTGGCCCTGGGCGAGACCCTGAGCCAGACCGGCGGCCTGTGGTTCGGCTGGAGCGGCACCGTCACCGAGGACGGCCTGCCCGGCGAGGGCACGCTGCACACCCGCCAGGCCGGCAACGTCACCCTGGCCACCGTGGACCTGTGCCGCGAAGACCACGACAACTACTACTACGGCTACAGCAACAGCGTGCTGTGGCCGGTGTTCCACTACCGGCTCGACCTGGCGGACTTCAACGCCAGCTACATCGCCGGCTACCGCCGGGTGAACCAGATGTACGCCCGCAAGCTGCTGCCGCTGCTGCGCGACGACGACACCATCTGGGTGCACGACTACCACCTGATTCCGCTGGCGGCCGAGCTGCGCGCGCTGGGCTGCAAGCAGCGCATCGGCTTCTTCCTGCACATTCCCGTGCCGCCGCCGCTGGTGATGGCGGCCATCCCGCAGCACGAGTGGCTGATGCGCTCGTTCTTCGCCTACGACCTGGTCGGGCTGCAGAGCGAGGCCGACGTGGCCCACTTCACGCGCTACATGAGCAACGAGGCAGGCGCCGAAGACCTGGGCGGCCAGCGCCTGCGCGCCTTCGGTGCCACGGTGCGGGTGGGCGCGTTTCCCATCGGCATCGACGTGGACGAGTTCAGCCGGCTGACGCAGGCGCCCGAGGCCATGGACACTTTCGAGGGCATGCGCAACGAATACTCGCGCCGCCGCCTGCTCATGGGCATCGACCGGCTCGACTATTCCAAGGGCATCCCGCAGCGCGTGCGCGCCTTCCGCGAGCTGCTGGCGCGCTACCCGGAGAACCACCACAGCGCCACGCTGGTGATGATCGCCTCGCCCTCACGCGACAGCGTGAACGCCTACGCCGACCTGCGAACCGAGCTGGAAGGCCTGTGCGGCGCCATCAACGGCGATTACGGCGAGCTGGACTGGATGCCGCTGCGCTACATCCACCGCACGGTGGCGCGCAAGCGCGTGCCCGGCCTGTGCCGGGCCGCCGCCGTGGGCCTGGTGACGCCGCTGCGCGACGGCATGAACCTGGTGGCCAAGGAATACGTGGTGGCGCAGGACCCGGAAGACCCCGGCGTGCTGGTGCTGTCGCGCTTCGCGGGCGCGGCGGAGCAGCTCAAGGAGGCCCTGCTCGTCAACCCGTACGACACGCAGGGCATGGCGGACTCCATCCAGACCGCATTGCGCATGCCGCTGGCCGAGCGCCAGCGACGGCACCAGGCGCTGCTGCAGCACATCCGCCAGTACGACGTGCACTGGTGGCGCAAGAGCTTCCTGGATGCGCTGCAAAACGACAGCGAGCTGCCGGACATCAGCCAGTGACCGGTGGGGCCGGGGCGGGGATGCCCCAGGCAGCGCCCCTATCGGCCCACCGCCATCGCACCGGGGCGCTCACTCCGTCCATGCCTCGCGCCGCAGCAGGGCGGCGCGCAACAGCCAGGGTGTGAACAGCGGACGCTATCCGATCCGCGCGCCCTGCACCTTTATTAAAAAAAGGCCCCCAGCGCTTGATGGACAAGCGCAAGCAGCTACTCTATTGATAGCATAAACCGTCAAAGCGTTGGCAGCGATGCACGCGGCGGCCCGCCGCATTCAGTTCAGTGCACCAGCGCCAGGGCCGCGTAGTCGCCCACCTTGTCGGCCAGCCCGGCCGGCACCAGGCGCACGCCTGCCGTCAGCGCCGGCAGGCGGCTGGACACCTCGTGCTGCAGCCGCGGCAGCAGCAGATCCTGGTTGTGCCAGAACACGGCGCCGCCCAGGCTGATGCGCTGCAAGTCCATCAGCGCCACCAGGTTGTAGAGCATGCGGCCCAGCACGCGGCACAGCTCGTCGACCACGGCCAGCGCCGCCGCATCGCCCGCCGCGGCCGTCCGCATCAGCGCGGCCGCATCGGCCCAGCCGCCTTCCGAGAAGCGCCGCTGCACGGCGTTGCCCGCCACCAAAGCCTCCACATCGCCCCAGTTGCCGCAGCCGCACAGCAGGCCGATGGGATCGTCCGAGGCGAAGGTGTGGCCGGCGTGGCCGGCGTTGCCGTTCTTGCCGCGCAGCACGCGGCCATCCACGCACAGGCCGGCGCCCACGCCCGTGCTCCAGGTCACGTAGGCGCAGTGGTCCAGCCCCTGCAGCGCCCCCCAGATGCGCTCGGCCTCCAGTGCGGCGACGGCATCGTTCTCCACGCGCAGGCGGGCGAAGCGCTCGCGCAGCGGGGCCTCCAGCGGCACGGACACCCAATCGTTGCCCAGCCCGCGCCCCGGTCCGGCCATGCCGCCGCAGATGTTGGGGTTGCTGACTTCCACCAGCCCATCGGCGAACAGGAAAGGCCCGCACGACGAGACCCCGGCCTGCGTCACGCTGGCCGGGTCCACGCCCAGGTCGGCGCACACCTCGTCCACCAGCCGCAGGATCTGCCGCGCCAGCGCGCCGCGGTCACCCGTGGTGGCGGTAGGTTCCGCGCGGCGGCCTACCGGCGGTGCGCCCGTGCCGTCCGCCAGGCTCACGGCCACCTTGGTGCCGCCCACGTCAATGCATGCCTTCATCGTCATCTGCTCACGCGCCTCCACAGGAATACCGCCATCGGTACCGTGCGCCGGCGCCGTTCACACCCACTTCGCGATCAGGCTGGCGATGAAGCTCAGCAGCAGGGTGGAGGCCAGCGGCACGTCCCACTCGCGCCTGCCCAGGCGGAAACGGAAGTCCCCCGGCAGGCGCCCGAACCCCATGCGCCGCAGCAGCGGCGTCAGCCAGCTGATGAGCATGAGGGCCAGGAAGACGACGATAAACCAGCGCAGCATTCCGGCAGTGTAGGCCGGCCGCGTGTCTGCAGGGGCAAGAGCGGAAGGCCGCGCGCGGTGGACGTTCGCGGGAGGCGGCACTCCGAGGACCGCGCACCGGCTCCGCGATCCCCCAGGCGTGCGCCGCGCCGCCCTACCGCTGCACGCCCCAGCGCCGCACGGTGAGCCGCTCCAGCGTGTGAAAGCCCAGGCTTTCCACCAGCAGGCCGATGATGATCACCAGTGCCAGCCCGGCGAACACCCGGTCGGTGTACAGCTCGTTGCGGTTCTGGAAGATGAACCAGCCCAGTCCGCCCTTGCCCGACGACGCGCCGAACACCAGCTCTGCCGCGATCAGCGTGCGCCAGGCGAAGGCCCAGCCGATCTTCAGCCCCGACAGGATGGACGGCAGCGCTGCAGGCACCAGGATCTGCAGCACATAGCGGATGCCCGTCAGCCCGTAGTTGCGGCCCGCCATGCGCAGGGTTTCCGGCACGGCCTGAAAGCCGGCGTAGGTGTTGAGCGCCAGCGGCCACAGCACCGAATGGATGAGCACGAACACCAGGCTGCCCTGCCCCAACCCGAACCACAGCAGCGCCAGCGGCAGCAACGCGATGGCCGGCAAGGGATTGAACATCGAGGTGAGCGTGGACAGCAGATCGCGCCCGAACTGCGTGGAGACGGCCAACGTGGTCAGCACGAACGCGCCCACGATGCCGGCGAAGTAGCCCTTGAGCAGCACGGACAGCGAGATGGCCGTCTTCTCCACCAGTTCGCCCGACGCCAGGCCTTCGGCCAGCGCCTT from Paracidovorax wautersii includes:
- a CDS encoding ROK family protein; this translates as MKACIDVGGTKVAVSLADGTGAPPVGRRAEPTATTGDRGALARQILRLVDEVCADLGVDPASVTQAGVSSCGPFLFADGLVEVSNPNICGGMAGPGRGLGNDWVSVPLEAPLRERFARLRVENDAVAALEAERIWGALQGLDHCAYVTWSTGVGAGLCVDGRVLRGKNGNAGHAGHTFASDDPIGLLCGCGNWGDVEALVAGNAVQRRFSEGGWADAAALMRTAAAGDAAALAVVDELCRVLGRMLYNLVALMDLQRISLGGAVFWHNQDLLLPRLQHEVSSRLPALTAGVRLVPAGLADKVGDYAALALVH
- a CDS encoding DUF2905 domain-containing protein; the encoded protein is MLRWFIVVFLALMLISWLTPLLRRMGFGRLPGDFRFRLGRREWDVPLASTLLLSFIASLIAKWV
- a CDS encoding ABC transporter permease; the protein is MSHALPSSSAAARVPPVRPEAEHVLPPLTGFAPEQPLPLGARIWQQGWVRRLAIIAVLAVLWEIVARWQDNDLLLPTFLQTAKALAEGLASGELVEKTAISLSVLLKGYFAGIVGAFVLTTLAVSTQFGRDLLSTLTSMFNPLPAIALLPLALLWFGLGQGSLVFVLIHSVLWPLALNTYAGFQAVPETLRMAGRNYGLTGIRYVLQILVPAALPSILSGLKIGWAFAWRTLIAAELVFGASSGKGGLGWFIFQNRNELYTDRVFAGLALVIIIGLLVESLGFHTLERLTVRRWGVQR
- a CDS encoding glycoside hydrolase family 15 protein, encoding MTATSFGPPAAPSLSLGMIGNCAISALVDAQAHIVWCCLPRFDGDPVFNALLQPGEQGSRFAIELENLAATQQWYEPNTAVLRTLLTDTEGNSIEITDFAPRFYARSRFFRPMTLVRRVRPVKGAPRIRVSLNVRFEWGLAEPTITQGSNHIRYVGEHLTLRLNTDVPVAYVLSGQPFVVSHEHNFMLGADESLSTGIADTARHFEQETVAYWRQWTQRLALPLEWQEAVIRAAITLKLSLFEDTGAIVAAMTTSIPESADSGRNWDYRFCWLRDAFFVVRALNSLSETATMEDYLRWLSNVVVEAGSGHIQPLYGIGLERDLPEALVPQLAGYRGMGPVRVGNQAAEHFQHDVYGNIVLGAAQAFHDKRLLHPAGAAEFARMELIGELAVKVYGQPDAGMWELRTRARIHTSSALMSWAACDRLAKIAQALHLTDREPYWRTHADRMRTEILERSWCERRQAFAESFGGHELDASVLLMAEVGLIDPRDPRFVSTVDAMEATLCDGPYMRRYEAADDFGKPDTAFNICAFWRIDALARIGRKQQAREIFEAMLAARNPLGLLSEDTHAETGEMWGNFPQTYSMVGIINAAMRLSAPWDTVI
- the otsA gene encoding alpha,alpha-trehalose-phosphate synthase (UDP-forming); this encodes MSRLVAISNRIADPRKPAAGGLAVALGETLSQTGGLWFGWSGTVTEDGLPGEGTLHTRQAGNVTLATVDLCREDHDNYYYGYSNSVLWPVFHYRLDLADFNASYIAGYRRVNQMYARKLLPLLRDDDTIWVHDYHLIPLAAELRALGCKQRIGFFLHIPVPPPLVMAAIPQHEWLMRSFFAYDLVGLQSEADVAHFTRYMSNEAGAEDLGGQRLRAFGATVRVGAFPIGIDVDEFSRLTQAPEAMDTFEGMRNEYSRRRLLMGIDRLDYSKGIPQRVRAFRELLARYPENHHSATLVMIASPSRDSVNAYADLRTELEGLCGAINGDYGELDWMPLRYIHRTVARKRVPGLCRAAAVGLVTPLRDGMNLVAKEYVVAQDPEDPGVLVLSRFAGAAEQLKEALLVNPYDTQGMADSIQTALRMPLAERQRRHQALLQHIRQYDVHWWRKSFLDALQNDSELPDISQ